TGGTAGACGAGGTAGAACTGGTCGCGGGTCAGGGCGTCGCGCAGGTCTTTTTCCAGTTCGCGACGGCGGCGCATTTCGGTGTCGACGCTGGCGATGTAGAACTGATAGCGGTTGCGCGAGCGAGTCTTGGCCAGGGTCATGGTTTGCTCGGCTTTTTGCAGCAGCTTTTCGGTACTGTCGCCATCCTCGGGAAACAAAGTGATGCCGATGGTGGCGCGCAGACGGATTTCCTGATGATCAAGGGCAAACGCCGCTTCCAGGTCATCGAGAATGCTTTGCGCCAGTTCAGCTGCTTCGTAGGGTTGTTCGATATCGGCCTGAACCAGGGCGAACTGGTCGCCGCCGAGACGGGCGAGGGCGCCGAGGCGGCCACTGTGCGCCCGCAAGCGATCAGCCAGGGCCAGCAGCAACTGGTCGCCGGTCTGATAGCTGAATTGTTCGTTGATGCCCTTGAAGTCATCGAGGCCGACACACAGCACCGCGACTCGCCGTTGCAACTTGCCGGCGTCGACCAGGATTTTGTCCAGCTGCGTTTGCAACTGCTGGCGGTTCGGCAGCCCGGTAAGGAAATCGTACTGGGCCATGCGCAACAGGCTGTTTTCGGCTTCGTGACGCAGATGGGTGTTGCGTTCAATGGACTCCAGCAACTGGTTGGCGGTGTTTATCCAGATCCCCAGTTCGTTTTTCTCGTGCCCTCTGAGCAGCGGAATCTTGTGTTCGCTGGGGCGGTCCGGGTTGATTTCGGTCAGATGCTCAATGATCCGCGACAGCGGTTTGGTCAGCAGCCAGTGGTAGACCAGGTACAGCACCAACCCCATGGCCAGCGCGCGCAATACACCGGAAATGAAAATGATCACTGAGCTGACAATAAAACCTTGCCCATAGGTGGCGGTGTCCAGGGTGATGCTCAGATCGCCGTAATACTCGCTGTACGGACCACGACCCACCAATTGAGTGGTGAAGGTGCGTTCCTTGCCCAGGATCAGGTCGGTCAGCCAGCGACTGTTGGAGTGCTGCAACTCGCGTGATTTTTGCGCGAGCATGGCTTCATTGGGATGACCGATGGAGGCCTGACGCACGGCATCGTCCTGAAACAGGCCTTCGATAACCTGCATGCCCATTTCCCGGTCCAGGCTGTAGACGGCCTGGGTCGAGGGATCGCGGAACATGTCGAGGATGCGTTCGGCATCGTTGGCCACGGCCTGGCGTGTTTTATAGGCATCGAAAACAATCTGTGCGCAGCTCAAGACCACGCCGACGATCAACGCCGACAGGAGCACGACCCGAAGCAACTTCACCGACAAGCTGTTCTTGAGTTCCAGCTTCAAAGGGTTATTCCTTGTTCCGTGCGGGTAGCATCAAGTTGCCATGAGTATTGGCAATCCCGTGATGGCAGTCAAAGGGACAATCTTCCATGTGAGATTTTGCCTGCAGCTTGGCCGATTTGCTGTTATCTGATGGTCCTATTCGTACTGTGTCGGTTGTCGAGTCCTTCAACTTGAGCGGGGAGGTGGAGATATTTTGCTTTTTGTTGATGTTAGACGGCTGTGGCGCTGGGGCAAGGGGTTGAAGGATGGTTTCATCGTGGGAAATTGGCCTGTTTTTATTGAGAATCGCGATTGATCTGTAGGAGCTGGCTTGCCAGCGATGGCGGCAAATCAGCCGCCACAACACGGCCAGGCATTTATCAGGCCCATAAAAAAACCCGGCTAAAAAGCCGGGTTTTTTGACTGGTATCGAGTTTAAGCGGTGAAGGTTTTGCCTTCGAACTGCTCAGCCACGAATTTCCAGTTGACCAGGTTCCAGAACGCTTCGACGTACTTCGGACGCAGGTTGCGGTAGTCGATGTAGTAAGCGTGTTCCCAGACGTCGCAGGTCAGCAGCGGGGTGTCGCCGTTGGTCAGCGGGTTGCCGGCGCCGATGGTGCTGGCCAGGGCCAGGGAACCGTCAGCCTTTTTCACCAGCCAGCCCCAACCGGAACCGAAGGTGCCGATGGAAGTCTTGCTGAACTCTTCCTTGAACTTGTCGAACGAACCGAAGGCCGCGTTGATGGCATCAGCCAGTGCGCCGGTTGGTTGACCGCCGGCGTTTGGTGCCAGGCAGTTCCAGTAGAAAGTGTGGTTCCAGACCTGAGCGGCGTTGTTGAAGATACCGCCCGAGGAAGACTTGACGATTTCTTCCAGGGTCTTGCCTTCGAACTCGGTGCCTGGCACCAGGTTGTTCAGGTTCACGACGTAGGTGTTGTGGTGCTTGTCGTGGTGGTATTCCAGAGTTTCCTTGGAAATGTGCGGCTGCAGAGCATCGTGTGCGTAAGGCAGTGGCGGCAATTCGAAAGCCATGGTGGATCTCCTAATCAGGTCAGGTGCGGTGAGCGCAAGGCCGATCACGGGCGGCCAGACTAGCGCCGGGGAGTTTGTACTCTTTGCGGCGCAGGTGTCGGATCATAGCACCGGGGGTGCGGCATAACCACGCAACAACTGTGTGGAATAGAGGTTCCAGAGCTGTTTGGAATAAATCAACCGGCGGTGATCAACTGCAGTGCTACGGCAAACATCATCACGGCCACCAGCAGGTCGAGAATTCGCCAGGTACTGGGTCGAGCCAGCCACGGCGCCAACCACGCCGCACCGAGCGCCAGGGTGAAAAACCATAATAATGAAGCGCTCGCCGCGCCCACGACATACGCGCCCGGTTCTGTCTGCTGGGCACCGAGGGAGCCGATCAGCAAAACAGTGTCCAGATAGACATGCGGATTGAGCAAGGTCACCGCCAATGCGCTGAGCATCACCGCTCGCAGCGAGCGCACGGTCTGGTTCTCGCCCTGTTGCAGGCTTTGTTTCGAGCAGGCCCGGCGCAACGCCTGGCTGCCGTACCACAGTAGAAACGCCGCGCCACCCCAACGCGCGATAGCCAGCAACGTCGGGTTTTGCGCCAGCACCGTTGCCAGGCCGAATACCCCGGCGGCCACCAACAATGCATCGCAGGCCACACACAGCGCCGCCACCGGTAAATGGTGTTCACGGCGCAGGCTCTGGGCCAACACAAACGCGTTCTGGGTGCCGATTGCCATGATCAGACCGAAGGCCACCAACAGGCCGTTTACATAGCTTTGCCACATGGCTGTTACTCCGCGTTGGCTGCCAGATCGCGCAGCACTTGCATGGCGCGTTCGGCATCGGTCTGGCCGACAAACAAGTGGTCGTGGTAATAGCCGGCGATCACGTTACAGCTGATGCCGGCCTGGCCCAGTGCCGTGGAGAATGCGGCCGTCAGGCCGACTGCTTCGAGGGACGAGTGCACGTTCAAGGTGATCCAGGCCGCGACGTAGTCGAATTTGAACCCGGCCTGCTCGGCGTGGGAACGTTCGACAATTACCGTCAGACCTTCCTGCTCGCGGAAGCTGCCGATAATTTCCAGACCCGCGGGCAACTGCCCGTCGCGCAGGGTGCAGAACACATATTCGCCGACATTGAGTTGCGGGCTCATGCTGCGCAGCAGCGTTGCCAATGAAGTTTCGCCAGCCATGTGGGTGTTCCTTGTTCAAGAGTTCTTGCTGGTCATTCTCCCGTGACAAGCTGTATAAGAAAAACCAATCTTGCTGATCGCTCATTAGGAAAACTGATGTTCGACTATAAATTGCTTTCTGCCCTGGC
The Pseudomonas sp. MYb327 DNA segment above includes these coding regions:
- a CDS encoding EAL domain-containing protein → MKLELKNSLSVKLLRVVLLSALIVGVVLSCAQIVFDAYKTRQAVANDAERILDMFRDPSTQAVYSLDREMGMQVIEGLFQDDAVRQASIGHPNEAMLAQKSRELQHSNSRWLTDLILGKERTFTTQLVGRGPYSEYYGDLSITLDTATYGQGFIVSSVIIFISGVLRALAMGLVLYLVYHWLLTKPLSRIIEHLTEINPDRPSEHKIPLLRGHEKNELGIWINTANQLLESIERNTHLRHEAENSLLRMAQYDFLTGLPNRQQLQTQLDKILVDAGKLQRRVAVLCVGLDDFKGINEQFSYQTGDQLLLALADRLRAHSGRLGALARLGGDQFALVQADIEQPYEAAELAQSILDDLEAAFALDHQEIRLRATIGITLFPEDGDSTEKLLQKAEQTMTLAKTRSRNRYQFYIASVDTEMRRRRELEKDLRDALTRDQFYLVYQPQISYRDHRVVGVEALIRWQHPEHGLVPPDLFIPLAEQNGTIIAIGEWVLDQACKQLRDWHDQGFTDLRMAVNLSTVQLHHAELPRVVNNLLQMYRLPPRSLELEVTETGLMEDISTAAQHLLSLRRSGALIAIDDFGTGYSSLSYLKSLPLDKIKIDKSFVQDLLDDDDDATIVRAIIQLGKSLGMQVIAEGVETAEQEAYIISEGCHEGQGYFYSKPLPTRELSAYLRQAQRSNAAIL
- a CDS encoding Fe-Mn family superoxide dismutase, which translates into the protein MAFELPPLPYAHDALQPHISKETLEYHHDKHHNTYVVNLNNLVPGTEFEGKTLEEIVKSSSGGIFNNAAQVWNHTFYWNCLAPNAGGQPTGALADAINAAFGSFDKFKEEFSKTSIGTFGSGWGWLVKKADGSLALASTIGAGNPLTNGDTPLLTCDVWEHAYYIDYRNLRPKYVEAFWNLVNWKFVAEQFEGKTFTA
- a CDS encoding LysE/ArgO family amino acid transporter, whose product is MWQSYVNGLLVAFGLIMAIGTQNAFVLAQSLRREHHLPVAALCVACDALLVAAGVFGLATVLAQNPTLLAIARWGGAAFLLWYGSQALRRACSKQSLQQGENQTVRSLRAVMLSALAVTLLNPHVYLDTVLLIGSLGAQQTEPGAYVVGAASASLLWFFTLALGAAWLAPWLARPSTWRILDLLVAVMMFAVALQLITAG
- a CDS encoding ACT domain-containing protein, which produces MAGETSLATLLRSMSPQLNVGEYVFCTLRDGQLPAGLEIIGSFREQEGLTVIVERSHAEQAGFKFDYVAAWITLNVHSSLEAVGLTAAFSTALGQAGISCNVIAGYYHDHLFVGQTDAERAMQVLRDLAANAE